From one Paenibacillus sp. FSL K6-1330 genomic stretch:
- a CDS encoding GNAT family N-acetyltransferase, producing the protein MKLNVQLNLQVKRKGSDQLSQININQSSPEEAHSVRTNLIKFNAQHIAEDLQQNYEEINLHIKDENGDIVGGINSVFCWNWIEVDILWVDDRFRGRGYGSRLLQEIERIAKEKQCTFIKLNTFSFQAPEFYRKHGFQEIARIDDAPRGHQHYYLLKRLVMES; encoded by the coding sequence ATGAAGCTGAATGTTCAATTAAACCTACAAGTAAAGAGAAAGGGGAGTGACCAATTGTCACAGATTAACATCAATCAAAGCAGTCCTGAAGAAGCGCATTCGGTACGGACGAACCTGATCAAATTTAATGCACAGCATATCGCAGAAGATTTACAGCAGAATTATGAGGAGATCAACTTACATATAAAAGATGAGAATGGTGATATCGTAGGCGGGATCAATAGTGTGTTTTGCTGGAATTGGATTGAGGTCGATATTCTGTGGGTGGATGACCGATTCCGGGGGCGGGGCTACGGCTCGAGATTATTACAGGAGATCGAAAGGATTGCAAAAGAAAAGCAATGTACCTTCATCAAGCTTAATACTTTCAGCTTTCAAGCGCCGGAATTCTACCGAAAACATGGATTTCAAGAAATTGCACGTATCGACGATGCCCCGAGGGGTCATCAGCATTATTACTTACTGAAAAGATTGGTCATGGAAAGTTAA
- a CDS encoding GNAT family N-acetyltransferase, which produces MIRLQPVDKDNWTECIKLKAKPEQEGFIASNLYSIAQFQFLEHFEAMAIYDEQTMVGFALYGLDSDDGNYWIYRLMIDGNFQGKGYGKAALRYIVEEIRNKPDRTDVLMISFDPKNERARQLYIKAGFEEIGVMPWSEGESVAKLML; this is translated from the coding sequence ATGATTAGACTGCAACCAGTTGATAAGGATAATTGGACCGAATGCATTAAACTGAAAGCCAAGCCGGAGCAAGAAGGCTTTATTGCTTCCAATCTGTATTCGATTGCCCAGTTTCAATTTCTTGAACATTTTGAAGCGATGGCCATTTATGATGAGCAGACGATGGTCGGATTCGCGTTGTATGGCTTGGACTCCGATGACGGCAACTACTGGATTTACCGTTTGATGATCGACGGGAATTTTCAAGGGAAAGGTTACGGTAAAGCGGCTTTGCGATACATAGTTGAAGAAATCCGAAACAAACCTGACCGGACGGATGTCCTTATGATAAGTTTTGATCCGAAGAACGAACGGGCCAGGCAGCTTTACATCAAAGCGGGTTTTGAGGAAATCGGCGTCATGCCGTGGTCGGAGGGTGAATCGGTAGCGAAGCTTATGCTGTAA
- a CDS encoding NUDIX domain-containing protein, whose product MKIIVTGGAIIRDHQGRILLQRRSDYGNWGLPGGGMEAGESVEETMRREVLEETGLVVRDSELHAVYSGPRMQYRYPDGNEVVFVMFIFNAMVDLEGETEEQGRVLIHHDVNNESLQLEFKALHEIELEDISSVQRPVFEDLQSGKANILRT is encoded by the coding sequence ATGAAAATCATAGTGACTGGCGGCGCCATCATCCGGGATCATCAAGGGCGAATATTGCTCCAGCGACGCTCAGACTATGGCAACTGGGGGCTTCCCGGTGGCGGTATGGAGGCCGGCGAATCCGTGGAAGAGACGATGAGACGGGAAGTGCTCGAAGAAACGGGGCTGGTCGTCCGTGATAGTGAACTTCATGCGGTCTATAGCGGACCCAGAATGCAGTATCGATATCCGGACGGAAATGAAGTCGTGTTTGTGATGTTTATTTTTAACGCCATGGTGGATTTGGAAGGGGAGACAGAGGAACAAGGCAGGGTACTTATTCATCACGATGTGAACAACGAGTCGTTGCAGTTGGAATTCAAGGCATTGCATGAGATTGAGCTAGAGGACATCAGCTCTGTGCAAAGACCGGTATTTGAGGATCTGCAAAGCGGGAAGGCAAACATTTTAAGAACTTGA
- a CDS encoding class I SAM-dependent methyltransferase — MGIAWYDMVARRNGGYKGRAVCTVVGRSAEEVFEERLVEMLQQFHSVLDAGCGHGEFTLRMSRHAENIIGFDNSAEMIRISQSLLESSGTRNVEFVYATTKTEMPFQDGQFDLIYDRRGPTSILEHPRILASGGTIIGIHTDVTDVRRRLSENGYMNVEIEEYNEAITYFPNAHEFALNLSDTPGNPDFTLPEMKGELDAKIRENQIDGQLGVREHKYIWKAMKA; from the coding sequence ATGGGAATCGCTTGGTATGACATGGTCGCACGCAGGAATGGCGGCTACAAAGGAAGGGCGGTGTGTACCGTAGTCGGGAGATCGGCGGAAGAGGTGTTTGAGGAGCGGTTAGTGGAGATGCTGCAGCAGTTTCATTCGGTGCTGGATGCAGGCTGCGGGCATGGCGAGTTCACGCTCCGGATGTCCAGGCATGCTGAGAACATCATTGGATTTGACAACTCCGCGGAGATGATCCGAATCTCCCAATCCTTACTCGAGAGCAGCGGAACCCGGAATGTGGAATTTGTGTATGCCACAACGAAGACCGAGATGCCCTTTCAAGATGGTCAGTTTGACCTCATCTATGACCGCAGAGGACCCACCTCGATCCTGGAACATCCCAGGATATTAGCTTCAGGCGGCACCATCATCGGGATCCATACGGATGTGACTGACGTTCGAAGGCGATTGTCGGAGAATGGCTACATGAATGTCGAGATTGAGGAGTATAATGAAGCGATTACTTACTTCCCGAATGCCCACGAATTTGCATTAAATCTGTCGGATACGCCAGGGAATCCCGATTTCACCTTGCCGGAGATGAAGGGAGAGCTGGACGCCAAGATACGAGAGAATCAGATCGACGGACAGCTTGGGGTTCGTGAACATAAATACATCTGGAAAGCGATGAAGGCGTGA
- a CDS encoding N-acetyltransferase, with protein MGEAQQHIHPVYSLVKAEPVLYSRYFATYRKNVWFRPSWKHVQQMMADADDCYWIMSGGIRIAGISISENTLGSLFVIPPFGFSQPIAAYLKKYILENITGITRIHAYNVLPEHMAAFAAEGFKPEQARKCMIRPTVDTHNPLLVDQFRCEQPEPDELVQITRLMMDAYRNSIDDRDGEAFTQDILYYFENNSIDILLDASSTIVDQQSNEIVGVCFVSLWEDLPLIYEIAVAHAYRGKGLAEYMLRKAIRKLDRYYDVLRLFVTTGNRAELLYTKLGFLPGDELTSMIYTNE; from the coding sequence ATGGGAGAGGCGCAGCAGCATATCCATCCGGTATATTCATTAGTTAAAGCAGAGCCTGTCCTATATTCCAGGTATTTTGCAACATATCGGAAGAATGTTTGGTTCAGACCGAGTTGGAAGCATGTGCAGCAGATGATGGCGGATGCGGACGACTGCTACTGGATCATGTCTGGCGGTATAAGAATAGCAGGAATATCAATATCGGAGAATACGCTGGGATCCCTGTTTGTTATCCCTCCCTTTGGTTTTTCGCAACCGATTGCAGCTTATTTGAAGAAATATATCTTGGAAAATATAACTGGAATCACTAGAATACATGCGTACAACGTTCTACCTGAACATATGGCAGCATTCGCGGCAGAAGGCTTTAAACCCGAGCAAGCAAGAAAATGCATGATTCGACCCACAGTGGATACACACAACCCCTTACTTGTCGATCAATTTAGGTGTGAACAACCAGAACCAGATGAATTGGTGCAAATAACCCGACTGATGATGGATGCCTATCGTAATAGTATCGATGACCGTGATGGTGAGGCTTTTACCCAGGATATACTTTATTATTTTGAGAATAATTCAATTGATATTCTATTAGATGCTTCTTCAACTATAGTCGATCAACAATCCAATGAAATCGTGGGTGTATGTTTCGTATCCCTTTGGGAGGACCTACCGTTAATTTATGAAATTGCTGTTGCTCATGCCTATAGGGGGAAGGGATTGGCCGAGTATATGTTACGAAAAGCCATACGCAAATTAGACCGCTATTATGACGTCCTACGATTGTTTGTAACTACGGGGAATAGAGCTGAGCTTTTATATACGAAGCTGGGGTTCTTACCAGGAGATGAACTGACGAGCATGATCTATACCAACGAATAA
- a CDS encoding S-layer homology domain-containing protein yields MFLRRWSRLLSLTLILSLCMTTMASAAESSPSKYAWANESVDFLRSHGVFKNMENRTNTLGKMVTKSDLTLMVHRLFTDLRVESDKNIKIPGVPSEHSSYQIFKDVYGSIPSAPSGLIAAADKINYHDETFKFIPEKVLTRWDLLITLNALFDDIGYSLELSDGEDIARLRDIKDLPKRYFNSYSQYEKWKYAYQPLAPEIGLMQDKKWGASLASDLDYVKAYALLGFAEAGIMKPDAKGYFRPNQKVTLAETAVVLHRIYDYYDGNDYVQEPSADDLIPNGTRNFIYAGSPSGHGESPVSDFALVNPDSIPEFYLAVKASEKIDLQINVNGEPSFYTYEQLSNPKQPVRIAMNGASYAEFIPIIRSKGQKATDDNNNIEVMYYYADTFQDFTKAIWYEPKF; encoded by the coding sequence ATGTTTCTAAGAAGGTGGAGTCGATTATTATCTTTAACTCTTATTCTATCGTTGTGCATGACAACCATGGCAAGCGCGGCGGAATCCAGTCCATCCAAATATGCCTGGGCCAATGAATCCGTTGATTTCCTGAGATCCCATGGGGTCTTTAAGAACATGGAGAATCGAACAAATACCTTAGGCAAGATGGTGACCAAATCTGATCTTACCCTCATGGTTCATCGGTTGTTTACCGATTTACGGGTCGAAAGCGATAAGAACATCAAAATACCCGGCGTACCTAGTGAGCATTCATCTTACCAGATATTCAAGGATGTTTACGGCAGCATACCGTCGGCGCCGAGCGGATTAATTGCGGCCGCCGACAAAATCAATTATCATGACGAAACCTTCAAGTTTATACCGGAGAAAGTGCTAACACGCTGGGACTTGTTGATTACGCTGAATGCGCTGTTCGATGATATTGGATATTCCCTGGAGTTATCGGACGGTGAGGATATTGCGAGACTGCGGGATATCAAAGATCTTCCCAAAAGGTATTTCAATTCCTACAGCCAATATGAAAAATGGAAGTATGCCTATCAGCCGTTGGCACCCGAAATCGGATTGATGCAAGACAAAAAATGGGGGGCTTCCTTAGCCTCCGATCTGGATTACGTCAAAGCTTATGCACTGCTCGGCTTTGCCGAGGCGGGCATCATGAAACCCGATGCGAAAGGGTATTTTCGCCCGAACCAAAAGGTAACATTAGCCGAAACCGCAGTCGTCCTGCATCGTATTTACGACTATTATGATGGCAACGACTATGTCCAGGAACCATCAGCAGATGATCTCATCCCGAATGGCACAAGAAACTTTATCTATGCGGGTTCCCCATCAGGGCACGGAGAAAGTCCGGTTTCTGACTTTGCTTTGGTGAATCCCGATTCCATACCGGAATTCTATTTGGCCGTGAAGGCTTCAGAGAAAATCGACTTGCAAATCAACGTGAACGGGGAGCCATCCTTTTATACTTACGAACAATTGAGCAACCCTAAGCAGCCTGTTCGAATAGCCATGAATGGCGCATCCTATGCGGAGTTCATTCCCATTATCCGAAGTAAGGGCCAAAAAGCCACCGATGACAATAATAACATTGAAGTTATGTATTATTACGCTGATACGTTCCAGGACTTTACCAAAGCCATATGGTATGAACCCAAGTTCTAG